A genomic segment from bacterium encodes:
- a CDS encoding GIY-YIG nuclease family protein: MARRFFVYILASRSRTLYVGVTSNPRQRMLAHRRGEGSEFTKRYHIHHLVRLEGFARVRDALLREKQIKGWLRSKKLRLIEEQNPEWRDLSWDLWSI; this comes from the coding sequence GTGGCCAGACGGTTCTTTGTTTACATCCTCGCAAGCCGCTCACGAACGCTTTACGTGGGTGTGACCTCGAACCCAAGGCAGAGAATGCTGGCGCATAGACGTGGAGAGGGTTCTGAGTTCACGAAGCGATACCACATTCACCACCTGGTGCGGCTAGAGGGATTCGCACGGGTTCGTGATGCGCTGCTACGCGAGAAGCAGATCAAGGGCTGGCTGCGTTCAAAGAAGCTGCGGTTGATCGAGGAGCAGAACCCGGAGTGGCGAGATCTCTCGTGGGACTTGTGGAGTATTTGA